From Varibaculum massiliense, a single genomic window includes:
- a CDS encoding PHP domain-containing protein, producing the protein MAATRIDLHTHSSCSDGTDTPEQVMSLAARTGLDVVALTDHDTFAGIAAASKMVPECGVTLVRGVEISTSHQGITAHLLAYLPNLKSRVLADLFEKTIQARQQRMREMVQRLSADFDISYPAVAEQAGSSPLGRPHVADLLVKVGYFPNRSAAFKQVLATSSKYYVHYQAPDTIEAVEQVIKAGGVPVLAHPRAGGRQRRFLSVDTIAQLKEAGLFALEAFHPEQNPIEQAEVKEIAELLGLAITGSSDYHGSGKPNQLGQCLTNPEVFAEICNRGAGELVRP; encoded by the coding sequence ATGGCGGCGACGCGAATCGATTTACATACCCATTCTTCCTGTTCAGATGGTACTGACACCCCAGAGCAGGTAATGTCCCTGGCCGCGCGAACAGGTTTGGATGTCGTCGCGCTCACTGATCACGACACCTTCGCGGGGATAGCTGCCGCCAGTAAAATGGTTCCGGAATGCGGGGTTACTTTGGTTCGGGGGGTAGAAATTTCTACTTCCCATCAGGGAATCACCGCTCATCTGCTGGCATATTTACCGAATCTTAAAAGCCGGGTGTTAGCGGATTTATTTGAAAAAACTATCCAGGCACGCCAGCAGCGGATGCGGGAAATGGTGCAGCGTTTATCCGCAGATTTTGATATTTCTTATCCGGCAGTTGCCGAGCAGGCGGGTTCGAGCCCCTTAGGGCGGCCGCACGTTGCTGATCTCTTGGTTAAGGTCGGGTATTTCCCGAATCGCTCTGCCGCATTTAAGCAGGTGTTAGCTACTTCCAGTAAATACTATGTGCACTATCAGGCGCCCGATACTATCGAGGCAGTGGAACAGGTAATAAAAGCTGGGGGAGTCCCGGTTCTGGCGCACCCGCGAGCCGGCGGTCGGCAGCGCCGTTTCTTGTCGGTAGACACTATTGCCCAGTTAAAAGAGGCGGGACTGTTTGCCCTGGAGGCTTTCCACCCGGAACAAAATCCGATTGAACAGGCCGAGGTCAAGGAAATAGCGGAACTTCTGGGATTGGCTATTACCGGGTCTTCGGATTATCACGGCAGCGGCAAGCCCAATCAACTGGGACAATGCCTCACGAATCCGGAAGTATTCGCGGAAATATGTAACAGGGGAGCGGGAGAACTGGTGCGTCCCTGA
- a CDS encoding UDP-N-acetylmuramoyl-L-alanyl-D-glutamate--2,6-diaminopimelate ligase: protein MTVTFRDFRPQNIAPVSLARLVEGFTTEIDSGWENVQVRGVSMASDEILAGEAFIAVGGANVHAAKFSSEVESLGAAAVITDEKGAEIARSQGVKIPVVTVTDPREAASLLAIRAFDNPAGKMKTVAVTGTNGKTTTCFAAKAAFEAAGLSTMILSTAETQVGDLRIQSARTTFEGPMLQRILAYGVEQGMQAAVVEVSAHALALARIAGMKFDATAFTNLQHDHLDYFHTMENYLAAKARLCSKEFTDYSVICVDDKWGQQLAASCDTKNVTVSAYDPDASADWVVTRKVNNIAHAACDFTLTGKTEPNVGREEEITVALPGEVNVQDAAIAYLMVTGIGIPYEAAKAGLASLAVPGRLEIVGRRNEGTPLVINDYAHTPEALASILRTMQEFTPGKLHLVFGTDGDRDATKRVPLAKVAAKEADILWVTDENPRTENAESIRAQLLSGIKEERPEMENVCEVTTCRRDAIRKAILAAGLDDTVIITGKGAEPYQEIEGVFHAFNDTPVARDCLAAYKNRAHIKG, encoded by the coding sequence ATGACCGTAACTTTTCGAGATTTTCGTCCCCAAAATATTGCTCCGGTTTCGCTGGCGCGTCTAGTCGAAGGCTTTACCACCGAAATTGATTCTGGCTGGGAAAATGTCCAGGTGCGCGGGGTTTCGATGGCGTCTGATGAGATTTTAGCCGGGGAGGCCTTTATCGCTGTAGGCGGGGCGAATGTGCATGCCGCCAAGTTTTCCAGTGAGGTGGAATCCCTGGGGGCTGCAGCTGTGATTACTGATGAAAAGGGCGCGGAGATTGCTCGTTCCCAAGGGGTGAAAATCCCGGTGGTAACAGTGACCGATCCGCGCGAAGCGGCCTCCTTACTGGCGATTAGAGCCTTCGATAATCCGGCGGGAAAAATGAAAACCGTGGCGGTAACTGGAACTAACGGCAAGACCACTACTTGTTTTGCTGCCAAAGCTGCTTTTGAGGCGGCAGGGCTGTCCACCATGATTCTTTCCACTGCGGAAACGCAGGTGGGGGATTTGCGGATTCAGTCTGCCCGTACCACGTTTGAAGGTCCGATGTTGCAGCGAATCTTGGCTTATGGAGTAGAGCAGGGGATGCAAGCCGCGGTAGTGGAAGTGTCCGCACATGCCCTGGCTTTGGCTCGTATCGCCGGAATGAAGTTTGATGCCACTGCTTTTACTAACCTGCAGCATGATCACCTGGATTATTTCCACACGATGGAAAACTATCTGGCAGCTAAAGCCCGGCTGTGTTCTAAAGAGTTTACAGATTATAGTGTGATCTGCGTCGATGATAAGTGGGGGCAGCAGTTAGCAGCCAGTTGCGACACCAAAAACGTGACGGTATCCGCCTACGATCCGGATGCCTCAGCCGATTGGGTGGTGACTCGAAAAGTTAACAACATTGCCCACGCAGCCTGTGATTTTACTTTAACTGGGAAGACAGAACCGAATGTGGGGCGCGAGGAAGAAATTACCGTTGCCCTGCCCGGAGAGGTCAATGTCCAAGATGCCGCGATTGCCTATTTGATGGTAACCGGAATTGGGATTCCTTACGAGGCCGCAAAAGCGGGCTTAGCGAGCCTAGCCGTTCCCGGGCGCCTAGAAATCGTGGGGCGGCGCAATGAAGGAACTCCGCTGGTCATCAATGATTACGCCCACACCCCCGAGGCCTTAGCTTCGATTCTGCGCACTATGCAAGAGTTTACGCCCGGAAAACTGCACCTGGTTTTTGGTACCGATGGGGATCGTGATGCCACCAAACGGGTGCCGTTAGCTAAAGTAGCTGCTAAAGAGGCAGATATTCTCTGGGTAACTGACGAAAATCCGCGCACCGAGAATGCGGAAAGTATTCGCGCCCAGCTGCTATCCGGGATTAAAGAGGAACGCCCCGAGATGGAGAACGTTTGTGAAGTAACTACCTGCCGTCGAGACGCCATCCGTAAAGCCATTTTGGCAGCCGGCTTGGACGACACGGTAATAATCACCGGCAAGGGCGCGGAGCCCTATCAAGAAATTGAAGGAGTTTTCCACGCCTTTAACGACACCCCGGTGGCTCGCGATTGCCTAGCGGCCTATAAGAACCGCGCCCACATTAAGGGGTAA
- a CDS encoding amino acid ABC transporter permease translates to MDLSFLPELAGGMLQTFIIFALTLILSLPLGLVVYGGRVSRFKPLAWFIQFYISVMRGTPLMLQLLVVYFGPFFLFGMQIGAAYRFSAVIIAFAINYAAYFAEIYRGGFQAIPVGQSEAAFVLGYSSARTFLTIKLPQMFRTVLPSITNEVITLVKDTSLAFAIAYAEMFTIAKQQAAASASMLPFVAAGIFYWVFNLVVAVVMERIEKRMGSYKIR, encoded by the coding sequence ATGGATTTATCGTTTTTGCCGGAACTAGCCGGCGGCATGCTACAAACCTTCATCATCTTTGCGCTCACCCTGATTTTATCCCTGCCTTTGGGGCTGGTGGTTTATGGAGGGCGGGTTAGCCGGTTTAAGCCGCTCGCCTGGTTTATCCAGTTCTATATTTCGGTGATGCGGGGTACCCCCTTAATGCTGCAACTGCTGGTGGTGTATTTCGGTCCCTTCTTCCTTTTTGGGATGCAAATAGGAGCCGCCTACCGTTTCAGTGCCGTGATTATTGCTTTCGCCATTAATTACGCCGCCTATTTTGCGGAAATCTACCGTGGTGGTTTCCAGGCGATTCCGGTGGGGCAATCGGAAGCCGCCTTCGTCCTGGGGTATTCTTCGGCGCGCACCTTCTTGACTATCAAGTTGCCGCAAATGTTCCGTACGGTGCTACCTTCGATCACTAACGAGGTAATCACCCTGGTAAAAGATACTTCCCTAGCTTTTGCGATTGCCTACGCGGAGATGTTCACGATTGCGAAGCAACAGGCCGCCGCTAGTGCTTCTATGCTTCCCTTTGTGGCAGCGGGGATCTTCTATTGGGTGTTTAACCTGGTAGTAGCGGTAGTGATGGAGCGGATTGAAAAACGCATGGGAAGCTACAAGATTAGGTGA
- a CDS encoding ABC transporter permease, translating to MLRYIGHRLLQMVPVFFGATLLIFAMVYAMPGDPVQALGGDKGLPPSVAAQIRAEYNLDKPLWMQYLLYLKGIVTLDFGKTFSGREVTEVMANAFPVTIKLAFMAIIFEAVIGIFFGFFAGLKKGKLFDSTVLVISLVVIAVPTFVIGFVWQFLFGVKLGWLPTTVGANVNFQSLLMPALVLGAVSCAYVIRLTRQEVSENLTADFVRTARAKGIPESRVMTHHVLRNSLIPVATFLGGDLGGLMTGAIVTEGIFAINGVGGTLYQAILRGEAATVVSITTVLVLVYIVANLLVDLLYAVLDPRIRYE from the coding sequence ATGCTCAGATACATAGGGCATCGTCTACTACAGATGGTCCCGGTATTCTTCGGGGCAACGTTGCTGATTTTCGCGATGGTGTATGCCATGCCGGGAGATCCGGTGCAGGCACTAGGCGGAGATAAGGGACTGCCCCCCTCGGTAGCCGCCCAGATTCGCGCGGAATACAACCTCGATAAACCACTTTGGATGCAGTACCTGCTGTATCTAAAAGGAATCGTCACCCTAGATTTCGGGAAAACCTTCTCGGGTAGGGAAGTTACCGAAGTGATGGCTAATGCCTTCCCGGTAACTATCAAACTGGCTTTTATGGCGATTATCTTCGAGGCCGTTATCGGAATATTCTTCGGATTTTTCGCCGGACTCAAAAAAGGCAAACTTTTTGACTCGACTGTGCTAGTGATTTCCCTAGTAGTAATCGCGGTGCCGACTTTCGTTATCGGTTTCGTATGGCAGTTCCTATTCGGAGTAAAACTGGGGTGGCTGCCTACGACTGTAGGGGCAAACGTTAATTTCCAGTCCTTACTGATGCCGGCGCTAGTGCTGGGCGCAGTTTCCTGTGCCTATGTCATTCGCCTTACTCGGCAAGAGGTTTCAGAAAACCTGACCGCCGACTTCGTGCGCACTGCCCGCGCCAAAGGGATACCCGAAAGCCGGGTAATGACCCACCACGTGCTGCGAAACTCGCTAATTCCAGTGGCTACTTTCCTAGGTGGCGACCTGGGGGGTCTTATGACCGGCGCGATTGTGACCGAAGGTATCTTCGCGATCAACGGTGTGGGCGGTACCCTCTACCAGGCTATTTTGCGCGGGGAAGCCGCCACCGTGGTTTCCATTACTACCGTGCTGGTGCTGGTCTATATCGTCGCAAACCTGCTAGTAGACCTGTTATACGCTGTACTAGACCCGAGGATTCGCTATGAGTAA
- a CDS encoding dipeptide ABC transporter ATP-binding protein, whose protein sequence is MAADSDQNLADLSADNAENTATPVPLLEVTDLEVNFQSTTGVVPAVRKANLTLYRGQTVAIVGESGSGKSTLAMAIIGLLPGTGKVAGGSIKFDGRELTGLTEKEMQQVRGAQIGMVPQDPMSNLNPVWKIGAQVAEALKYNEATKGGNIHEQAMKALANAGLPDAEARSKQYPHEFSGGMRQRALIAIGLAASPKLLIADEPTSALDVTVQRRILDHLEKETKELGTSTLFITHDLGLAAERASHLVVMHRGRVVESGPAREILNDPRHPYTRRLVNAAPSLASRRIEINYSPKNTEEVPDTIDSRTSADVNLAVAASKDSGQKVMGTNVLGEPLEKHLGDEVIRVEHLVKEFDIRGQKGKKKTFRAVDDVSFKVRRGSTLALVGESGSGKSTVANMILNLLDPTSGKVYYEGIDLSTLRRKQLFALCRKMQVVFQNPYGSLDPMFSVYRCIEEPLRTHHIGDRAKREKRVADLLDMVALPRSAMRRFPNELSGGQRQRVAIARALALRPELVVLDEAVSALDVLVQDQILHLLNELQGRLGLTYLFITHDLAVVRENADDIAVMEQGKLVEYGKADDIFANPQKEYTRELIEAVPGGDLLKARTGYQVE, encoded by the coding sequence ATGGCAGCTGACTCGGATCAGAATCTTGCCGACCTCAGCGCCGATAACGCTGAGAACACTGCTACGCCCGTGCCTTTGCTAGAAGTAACGGACTTAGAGGTGAATTTCCAATCCACTACCGGCGTAGTTCCGGCGGTGCGCAAAGCCAATCTCACTCTCTACCGGGGACAAACGGTGGCGATTGTGGGGGAGTCCGGGTCTGGTAAATCTACTTTGGCAATGGCAATCATTGGACTGTTGCCCGGTACCGGGAAAGTTGCTGGCGGCTCCATAAAGTTTGATGGTCGCGAGCTAACCGGTCTGACTGAAAAAGAAATGCAGCAGGTACGGGGAGCCCAAATCGGGATGGTACCGCAAGACCCGATGTCAAACCTGAACCCAGTTTGGAAAATCGGCGCTCAGGTAGCAGAAGCGTTGAAATATAACGAAGCTACCAAGGGTGGCAATATCCACGAGCAAGCAATGAAAGCACTGGCGAATGCGGGTTTGCCGGATGCGGAAGCACGCTCGAAGCAGTATCCGCACGAGTTTTCCGGGGGTATGCGCCAGCGCGCGCTGATTGCCATCGGTTTGGCGGCTAGCCCGAAACTATTAATCGCTGATGAGCCCACTAGCGCCCTAGATGTGACCGTTCAGCGGCGAATCCTAGATCACCTGGAAAAAGAAACCAAAGAGCTTGGTACCTCCACCCTGTTTATTACCCACGATCTGGGACTAGCTGCCGAGCGTGCTTCGCACCTGGTGGTTATGCACCGCGGACGGGTAGTAGAATCTGGGCCGGCGCGGGAAATCTTGAACGACCCGCGCCATCCCTATACCCGGCGCTTGGTTAATGCCGCGCCCTCGCTGGCATCGCGGCGGATTGAAATAAATTATTCTCCGAAAAATACCGAAGAAGTGCCAGATACTATTGACTCGCGCACCTCCGCGGATGTAAATCTGGCGGTGGCTGCCTCTAAAGACTCGGGACAAAAAGTCATGGGTACCAACGTTCTGGGAGAGCCTTTAGAAAAGCATCTTGGTGACGAAGTAATTCGGGTTGAGCATCTGGTTAAAGAGTTTGATATCCGGGGGCAAAAAGGCAAGAAGAAGACCTTCCGCGCCGTTGATGACGTGTCTTTCAAGGTGCGCCGAGGCTCTACTTTAGCGCTGGTAGGGGAGTCCGGTTCCGGCAAGTCTACGGTTGCCAATATGATATTGAACCTGCTTGATCCCACTTCCGGGAAGGTATATTACGAGGGAATTGACCTGTCTACTTTGCGGCGCAAACAGTTATTTGCGCTGTGCCGCAAGATGCAGGTGGTTTTCCAGAACCCCTACGGATCTTTGGATCCCATGTTCTCGGTTTATCGCTGCATTGAAGAACCGCTGCGCACTCACCACATTGGGGATCGTGCTAAGCGGGAAAAGCGGGTCGCAGATTTGCTGGATATGGTGGCATTGCCCCGCAGCGCTATGCGGCGTTTCCCGAATGAGCTGTCCGGTGGTCAGCGGCAAAGGGTGGCGATTGCCCGTGCCTTGGCGCTGCGCCCGGAACTGGTAGTGCTGGACGAAGCAGTTTCCGCTTTGGATGTGCTGGTGCAAGATCAGATTCTGCATTTGCTTAACGAACTACAAGGCCGGCTGGGACTGACCTATCTGTTCATTACCCATGACTTGGCGGTGGTGCGTGAAAACGCTGACGATATCGCGGTGATGGAGCAGGGCAAACTGGTCGAATACGGGAAAGCTGACGATATCTTCGCTAATCCGCAAAAGGAATACACCCGCGAACTTATCGAAGCCGTTCCCGGTGGGGATTTGCTGAAAGCCCGCACCGGTTACCAGGTAGAGTAA
- a CDS encoding amino acid ABC transporter substrate-binding protein: MKLKKTLLMLTSLVLALSLSGCTGGSGTSDAGKAKGDDFTVGFDANFPPYGYKDKSGEYVGFDLDLAAEVAKRNGWKLQKRAIDWDSKDMELKSGTIDCIWNGFTMNGREKQYTFSKPYVDNSIVFVTKAGSGIKSPADLKDKTVLVQVDSSGLAALQDKENADLVSSFKEMTQVPDYNNAFMTLEAGAADAVAIDIGVADYQLEQRGKDKFEIMDPPFHTEQYGIGFKKGNQALRDQVQKTLDEMKKDGTFLKIAKKYQLEKSIVTD, translated from the coding sequence ATGAAGTTGAAGAAAACACTGTTAATGCTAACCAGTCTGGTGCTGGCACTTTCGCTTTCTGGATGCACAGGAGGCTCGGGCACCAGTGATGCGGGTAAAGCAAAAGGCGATGACTTCACAGTGGGCTTTGACGCCAACTTCCCGCCCTATGGATATAAAGATAAAAGCGGAGAGTATGTAGGTTTCGACTTGGATTTGGCAGCCGAAGTTGCTAAACGTAACGGCTGGAAACTGCAAAAACGGGCTATTGATTGGGATTCTAAAGATATGGAACTCAAGTCGGGGACCATCGACTGCATCTGGAATGGATTCACCATGAACGGGCGGGAAAAACAATACACTTTCTCTAAGCCCTACGTAGATAACTCGATTGTGTTCGTTACTAAAGCCGGATCCGGGATTAAGTCCCCGGCGGATTTGAAAGATAAAACCGTGTTGGTGCAGGTTGATTCCTCGGGTCTGGCAGCTCTGCAAGATAAGGAAAACGCGGATTTGGTTTCCAGCTTCAAAGAAATGACCCAGGTACCGGACTACAATAATGCGTTCATGACCCTAGAGGCGGGAGCCGCCGACGCGGTTGCGATTGATATTGGGGTAGCCGACTACCAGCTGGAGCAGCGCGGCAAAGACAAGTTCGAAATTATGGATCCGCCCTTCCACACCGAGCAGTACGGTATCGGGTTTAAGAAAGGTAACCAAGCCTTGCGCGACCAGGTGCAAAAGACCTTGGATGAGATGAAGAAAGACGGGACTTTCCTCAAAATCGCTAAGAAGTACCAGTTAGAAAAATCGATAGTTACTGATTAG
- a CDS encoding ABC transporter permease, giving the protein MSNQLLPGQKHFVNKVDETGLGAVDAVADESAPSSVWGEAWKQLRRRPLFWVALVIIVLAVLMAVVPQLFTSQDPTYCTLENSIEGPSKGHIFGFDKQGCDLYSRIIYGARASIAVGIFSTLTATIIGVVFGALAGYFGGILDAILSRIVDIFFAIPMVLAAIVIMQMFKEHRSIWMVVIVLGVFGWTQIARITRGAVLSIKNEEYVTAARTLGVSNIRILLRHILPNAAAPVIVYATVALGTFIVAEATLSFMGIGLPSSIVSWGGDISTAQQQLRTAPMILFLPSIALALTVLSFIMMGDVIRDALDPNQRKH; this is encoded by the coding sequence ATGAGTAACCAACTACTTCCCGGACAAAAACATTTCGTTAACAAGGTCGATGAAACCGGCCTGGGGGCAGTCGATGCCGTAGCCGATGAATCGGCACCCTCCTCGGTGTGGGGCGAAGCCTGGAAACAGTTGCGCCGCCGCCCCCTCTTTTGGGTGGCTTTGGTGATTATTGTCTTGGCAGTGCTGATGGCCGTTGTGCCGCAGTTATTTACTTCTCAAGACCCCACCTACTGCACCCTAGAAAACTCTATTGAGGGACCAAGTAAAGGTCATATTTTTGGATTCGATAAACAGGGTTGCGACCTGTATTCCCGGATCATTTATGGGGCGCGTGCCTCGATAGCAGTGGGGATTTTCTCTACCTTAACTGCCACCATTATCGGGGTAGTTTTCGGTGCTTTAGCAGGGTATTTTGGAGGAATCCTAGACGCTATCCTTTCCCGAATTGTGGATATCTTCTTCGCCATCCCCATGGTGCTGGCCGCCATCGTGATTATGCAAATGTTCAAAGAACATCGCTCTATCTGGATGGTGGTAATCGTACTGGGGGTCTTTGGTTGGACCCAAATCGCCAGGATTACCCGGGGCGCGGTGCTTTCGATTAAGAACGAGGAATACGTAACTGCGGCGCGTACCCTGGGGGTATCAAATATCCGGATTCTGCTGCGCCATATATTGCCGAATGCGGCTGCGCCGGTGATTGTCTATGCCACCGTGGCGCTGGGAACTTTCATCGTGGCGGAGGCGACCTTGTCCTTCATGGGTATTGGATTACCGTCCTCTATCGTTTCTTGGGGTGGAGACATCTCTACTGCCCAGCAACAGCTACGTACTGCGCCTATGATTTTGTTCTTGCCGTCAATCGCCTTGGCGCTCACGGTGCTGAGCTTCATCATGATGGGAGACGTAATTCGTGACGCCCTCGACCCGAACCAGAGGAAACATTAA
- a CDS encoding OsmC family protein, whose product MSNILWAQRKGKKHYVGQNGRGAKVEIGMGENQFTPGELLQLALATCHTFSADHVFAAALGKDFDATVGVAAQKDERRDSYSHLTVEMVANLSNLSGEQVTQLREKSQEAIDKYCTVGHTLDDGASYDFDLVSE is encoded by the coding sequence ATGAGTAATATTTTGTGGGCACAGCGAAAAGGCAAGAAACACTACGTAGGACAAAATGGTCGCGGCGCCAAAGTAGAAATCGGAATGGGGGAAAACCAATTCACCCCCGGGGAACTGCTGCAGCTAGCGCTGGCAACCTGCCATACTTTTTCCGCCGATCACGTGTTTGCTGCCGCTTTGGGTAAGGACTTTGACGCAACAGTGGGGGTAGCAGCGCAAAAAGACGAGCGCCGCGATTCCTACTCCCACCTGACGGTAGAAATGGTAGCTAACCTATCCAATCTCAGCGGGGAACAGGTTACGCAACTGCGAGAAAAATCCCAGGAGGCAATCGATAAATATTGCACCGTCGGCCATACCCTAGACGATGGCGCCAGCTACGACTTTGACCTGGTTTCAGAATAG
- a CDS encoding amino acid ABC transporter ATP-binding protein → MEALRITGMEKSFGTNQVLKGVSLTVNTGEVLAILGPSGSGKSTLLRCCTFLEEMDSGEICYFGKQALKKEDGVKVSLGDEREFRRDFGLVFQDFNLFPHWTVLRNLTDAPIKVQGRGREEAQETALQLLKRMNLADKGQAYPAELSGGQQQRVAIARALALKPKMLYFDEPTSALDPELTGEILQIIRSLAAEQMTMVIVTHEMEFAAEVADRALFIDNGVVLESGDAKQLIRNPSQERTRQFLNKLRGQNASAD, encoded by the coding sequence ATGGAAGCACTACGTATTACCGGTATGGAAAAAAGTTTCGGCACTAACCAGGTGCTGAAAGGAGTGTCCCTGACGGTCAATACCGGGGAAGTGCTAGCTATTCTGGGGCCTTCCGGTTCCGGAAAATCTACGCTGCTGCGTTGCTGTACTTTCTTGGAAGAAATGGACAGCGGAGAAATCTGTTATTTCGGTAAGCAGGCGTTAAAGAAAGAGGACGGAGTTAAGGTTTCCTTAGGCGATGAGCGCGAGTTTCGGCGCGACTTCGGGCTGGTTTTCCAAGACTTTAACCTCTTTCCTCATTGGACAGTGCTGCGAAATCTCACTGACGCCCCGATAAAGGTACAGGGGAGAGGGCGGGAAGAAGCCCAGGAAACAGCGTTGCAACTACTAAAAAGGATGAACCTAGCCGATAAAGGGCAAGCCTACCCGGCAGAGTTATCCGGCGGGCAACAACAGCGGGTGGCGATTGCTCGGGCACTGGCCTTAAAGCCCAAGATGCTGTATTTTGATGAGCCCACCTCGGCTTTGGACCCAGAACTAACCGGAGAAATCCTGCAGATTATTCGCTCTTTGGCAGCGGAGCAAATGACAATGGTAATCGTGACTCACGAAATGGAGTTCGCTGCCGAAGTCGCGGATCGCGCCCTCTTTATCGATAACGGAGTGGTATTGGAATCTGGGGATGCCAAGCAGTTAATCCGCAATCCTTCCCAGGAGCGTACCCGCCAGTTCCTCAATAAACTACGCGGGCAAAACGCTTCTGCAGATTAA
- a CDS encoding aminopeptidase P family protein encodes MEENLTAAEEQPLKDRVNNRSRRIGSPAFREFIGSGWGERKDPDPTPSHARDFLAARYQKLGAQFRGERLVIPAGNYKVRSNDCDYRFRAHSAFAHLTGLGGELEPDAALVLEPLTDKEGTPLENAPENAGAATHRGIVFFRPQAPRSSEEFYADSTYGEFWVGPRMTLSQMEAITGLQARPLDTLPDQLAKDAGIVQLRVIRGVDTSLQVAVEKVRREAGLPTGEDARGRDEKLEEAASVLRLQKDAAEVKELEHAIAVTKSGFEAMIRALPRATQHHRGERVIEGAFQARAREEGNGLGYDTIAASGNHANTLHWIDNDGPVCEGDLILIDAGVEADSLYTADITRTLPVNGKFTPVQTKVYNAVLDACEAGLAQANKPGCKFKDVHDAAVAALVKHLDAWGVLPVSAEQTLSKDGGEYRRWMPHGVSHHLGLDVHDCALAARDMYMDAQLEPGMCFTIEPGLYFHQDDQLLPEELRGIGVRIEDDVLVEADGSVRRLSEDIPRTIEDVEAWMARLNEYPAS; translated from the coding sequence ATGGAAGAAAACTTAACAGCAGCAGAAGAGCAGCCCTTAAAAGACCGGGTAAATAACCGTTCTCGCCGGATTGGCAGTCCCGCGTTTCGCGAATTTATTGGCAGCGGTTGGGGCGAACGCAAAGATCCCGACCCTACCCCCAGTCACGCGCGAGACTTCTTGGCAGCTCGCTACCAAAAACTGGGCGCCCAGTTCCGAGGGGAACGCCTGGTAATCCCAGCTGGCAATTACAAGGTACGTTCTAATGACTGCGACTACCGCTTCCGCGCCCACTCCGCGTTTGCCCACCTAACCGGGCTAGGCGGGGAGCTCGAACCGGATGCCGCGCTAGTTCTGGAACCGCTAACCGATAAAGAGGGGACGCCCTTAGAAAATGCCCCCGAAAATGCAGGGGCAGCTACCCATCGGGGAATCGTATTTTTCCGTCCCCAAGCCCCGCGCAGCAGCGAAGAATTTTATGCCGATTCTACCTACGGCGAGTTCTGGGTAGGACCGCGGATGACGCTTTCCCAAATGGAGGCGATTACGGGGCTTCAGGCACGCCCCTTAGATACTCTGCCCGATCAACTGGCTAAAGACGCTGGTATAGTGCAGCTGCGGGTTATTCGCGGGGTCGATACTTCCCTGCAGGTGGCGGTAGAGAAAGTACGTAGGGAAGCCGGATTGCCAACCGGAGAGGACGCACGCGGTCGGGATGAAAAACTGGAAGAGGCTGCCTCAGTACTGCGCCTGCAAAAGGATGCCGCCGAGGTCAAGGAACTAGAGCACGCGATCGCCGTTACCAAGTCAGGCTTTGAAGCCATGATTCGAGCGCTGCCACGCGCAACCCAGCACCACCGCGGTGAACGGGTAATTGAGGGAGCTTTCCAGGCTCGGGCTCGTGAAGAAGGCAATGGTCTGGGATACGACACCATCGCGGCCTCGGGAAATCACGCAAATACCTTGCATTGGATTGATAATGACGGCCCTGTCTGTGAAGGCGATCTGATTTTGATTGATGCCGGAGTGGAAGCCGATTCGCTCTATACTGCGGATATCACCCGCACCCTGCCGGTAAATGGCAAATTCACCCCGGTGCAGACCAAGGTGTATAACGCAGTCCTCGATGCCTGTGAAGCGGGCTTAGCGCAAGCCAATAAGCCGGGATGTAAGTTCAAAGATGTGCATGACGCAGCAGTTGCAGCTTTAGTTAAACATCTGGATGCCTGGGGAGTGCTGCCGGTTAGCGCCGAACAGACCTTGTCAAAGGACGGCGGGGAATACCGGCGCTGGATGCCGCATGGAGTCTCCCACCACCTAGGGCTAGACGTCCACGACTGTGCCTTAGCCGCTCGGGATATGTATATGGACGCCCAGCTAGAGCCGGGAATGTGTTTCACCATTGAGCCAGGTCTTTATTTCCACCAGGACGATCAACTCTTACCCGAAGAACTACGCGGTATCGGGGTGAGGATCGAGGACGATGTGCTAGTGGAAGCGGACGGCAGCGTACGCCGCCTGTCGGAAGATATCCCCCGCACTATTGAGGACGTAGAAGCCTGGATGGCGCGCCTTAATGAATATCCCGCCTCATAG